Proteins encoded in a region of the Drosophila sechellia strain sech25 chromosome 2L, ASM438219v1, whole genome shotgun sequence genome:
- the LOC6617675 gene encoding odorant receptor 33a produces the protein MDSRRQVRSENLYKTYWLYWRLLGVEGDYPFRRLVDFTITSFITILFPLHLILGMYKKPTIQIFRSLHFTSECIFCSYKFFCFRWKLKEIKAIEGLLQDLDNRAESEEERNYFDQNTSRVARMLSKSYLVAAISAIITATVAGLFSSGRNLMYLGWLPYDFQATSAIYWISFSYQALGSSLLILENLANDSYPPITFCVVSGHVRLLLMRLSRIGHDIRITRSENTRKLIEGIQDHRKLMEIIRLLRSTLYLTQLGQFLSSGINISITLINILFFAENNFAMLYYAVFFAAMLIELFPSCYYGTLMTMEFDKLPYAIFSSNWLKMDKRYNRSLIILMQLTLVPVNIKAGGIVGIDMSAFFATVRMAYSFYTLALSFRV, from the exons ATGGATTCAAGAAGGCAAGTCCGAAGTGAAAATCTTTACAAAACCTATTGGCTATACTGGCGACTTCTGGGAGTCGAAGGCGATTATCCTTTCCGACGGCTAGTGGATTTTACAATCACGTcttttattacaattttatttccCCTCCATCTTATACTGGGAATGTATAAAAAGCCCACGATTCAAATCTTCAGGAGTCTGCACTTCACATCGGAATGCATTTTCTGCAGCTATAAGTTTTTCTGTTTTCGTTGGaaacttaaagaaattaaGGCCATCGAAGGATTGCTTCAGGATCTGGATAATCGAGCTGAAAGTGAAGAGGAACGCAACTATTTTGACCAAAATACAAGTCGTGTGGCTCGAATGCTCTCGAAAAGTTACTTGGTAGCTGCTATATCGGCTATAATCACTGCAACCGTAGCTGGTTTATTTAGTAGTGGTCGAAATTTAATGTATCTGGGTTGGTTGCCCTACGAttttcaagccacctccgcAATCTATTGGATTAGCTTTTCCTATCAGGCGCTGGGCTCTAGTCTGCTGATTCTGGAAAATCTGGCCAACGATTCATATCCGCCGATTACATTTTGTGTGGTCTCTGGACATGTGAGACTATTGTTAATGCGTTTAAGTCGAATTGGTCACGATATAAGGATAACAAGATCGGAAAATACCAGAAAACTCATCGAAGGTATTCAGGATCACAGGAAACTAATGGA GATAATACGTCTACTTCGCAGCACTTTATATCTTACCCAACTGGGCCAGTTCCTTTCCAGCGGAATCAACATTTCCATAACACTCATCAACATCCTGTTCTTTGCGGAAAACAACTTTGCAATGCTTTATTATGCGGTGTTTTTTGCTGCGATGTTGATAGAACTATTTCCAAGTTGTTACTATGGAACTCTAATGACAATGGAGTTTGATAAGCTACCATACGCTATCTTTTCCAGCAACTGGCTAAAAATGGATAAAAGATACAATCGATCCTTGATAATACTGATGCAACTAACACTGGTTCCAGTGAATATAAAAGCAGGAGGTATTGTTGGCATCGATATGAGTGCATTTTTTGCCACAGTTCGAATGGCATATTCCTTTTACACTTTAGCCTTGTCATTTCGAGTatag
- the LOC6617676 gene encoding odorant receptor 33b yields the protein MDLKPRVIRSEDIYRTYWLYWHLLGLESNFFLNRLLDLVITVFVTIWYPIHLILGLFMDRSLGDVCKGLPITAACFFASFKFICFRIKLSEIKEIEISFKELDQRALSQEECEFFNQNTRREANFIWKSFIVAYGLSNISAIASVLFAGGHKLLYPAWFPYDVQATELIFWLSVTYQIAGVSLAILQNLANDSYPPMTFCVVAGHVRLLAMRLSRIGQGPEETKYSTGKQLIESIEDHRKLMKIVELLRSTMNISQLGQFISSGVNISITLVNILFFADNKFAVTYYGVYFLSMVLEFFPCCYYGTLISVEMNQLTYAIYSSNWMSMDRSYSRILLIFMQLTLAEVQIKACGMIGIGMNAFFATVRLAYSFFTLAMSLR from the exons ATGGACTTAAAACCGCGAGTCATTCGAAGTGAAGATATCTACAGAACCTATTGGTTATATTGGCATCTTTTGGGCCTGGAAAGCAATTTCTTTCTGAATCGTTTGCTGGATTTGGTGATTACAGTTTTCGTAACCATCTGGTATCCAATTCATCTGATTCTGGGACTGTTTATGGATAGATCTTTGGGGGATGTCTGCAAGGGTCTACCAATTACGGCAGCATGCTTTTTCGCCAGCTTTAAGTTTATTTGCTTTCGCATCAAGCTATCTGAGATTAAAGAAATCGAAATATCATTTAAAGAGCTGGATCAGCGAGCTTTGAGTCAAGAGGAATGCGAGTTTTTCAATCAAAATACGAGACGTGAGGCGAATTTCATTTGGAAAAGTTTCATTGTGGCCTATGGGCTATCGAATATCTCGGCTATAGCATCAGTTCTCTTCGCCGGTGGACATAAGCTATTATATCCCGCCTGGTTTCCATACGATGTGCAGGCCACGGAACTAATATTTTGGCTAAGTGTAACATACCAAATTGCCGGAGTAAGTTTGGCCATACTTCAGAATCTGGCCAACGATTCCTATCCACCGATGACATTTTGCGTAGTTGCCGGTCATGTAAGACTTTTGGCAATGCGTTTGAGTAGAATAGGCCAAGGTCCCGAGGAAACAAAGTATTCAACCGGAAAGCAATTAATCGAAAGCATCGAGGATCACAGGAAACTAATGAA AATAGTGGAGTTATTGCGCAGCACCATGAATATTTCGCAGCTCGGCCAGTTTATATCAAGTGGTGTTAATATTTCCATAACACTAGTCAATATTCTGTTCTTTGCGGATAATAAGTTCGCTGTAACCTACTACGGAGTGTACTTCCTATCGATGGTGTTGGAGTTCTTCCCATGCTGCTATTACGGCACCCTGATATCCGTGGAGATGAACCAGCTGACCTACGCGATTTACTCAAGTAACTGGATGAGTATGGATCGGAGTTACAGCCGCATCCTGCTGATATTCATGCAACTCACCCTGGCGGAAGTGCAGATCAAGGCCTGTGGGATGATTGGCATCGGAATGAACGCCTTCTTTGCTACCGTGCGATTGGCCTACTCCTTCTTCACTTTGGCCATGTCGCTGCGTTAA
- the LOC6617677 gene encoding odorant receptor 33c has translation MFIIDSLSFYRPFWICMRLLVPTFFKDSSRPVQLYVVLLHILVTLWFPLHLLLHLLLLPSTADFFKNLTMSLTCVACSLKHVAHLYHLPQIVEIESLIKQLDTFIASEQEHRYYQDHVYCHARRFTRCLYISFGMIYAVFLFGVLVQVISGKWELLYPAYFPFDLESNRLLGAVALGYQVFSMLVEGFQALGNDTYTPLTLCLLAGHIHLWSIRMGQLGYFEEEAATIHQRLLEYIEQHKLLVRFHNLVSRTISEVQLVQLGGCGATLCIIVSYMLFFVGDTISLVYYLVFFGVVCVQLFPSCYFASEVAEEVERLPYAIFSSRWYDQSRDHRFDLLIFTQLTLGNRGWVIKAGGLIELNLNAFFATLKMAYSLFAVVVRAKGI, from the exons ATGTTCATTATCGACAGTCTTAGTTTTTATCGTCCATTCTGGATCTGCATGCGATTGCTGGTACCGACTTTCTTCAAGGATTCCTCGCGTCCTGTCCAGCTGTACGTGGTGTTGCTGCACATCCTGGTCACCTTGTGGTTTCCACTGCACCTGCTGCTTCATCTTCTGCTACTTCCATCTACGGCTGACTTCTTTAAGAACCTGACCATGTCTCTGACTTGTGTGGCCTGCAGTCTGAAGCACGTGGCCCACTTGTATCACTTGCCGCAAATTGTGGAAATCGAATCACTGATCAAGCAGTTAGACACATTTATTGCCAGCGAACAGGAGCATCGCTACTATCAGGATCACGTGTATTGCCATGCAAGGCGCTTTACAAGATGTCTCTATATCAGCTTTGGCATGATCTATGCGGTTTTCCTGTTCGGCGTCCTCGTTCAGGTGATTAGCGGAAAATGGGAACTTCTTTATCCAGCCTATTTCCCATTCGACTTGGAGAGCAATCGCCTTCTCGGCGCAGTGGCCTTGGGCTATCAGGTATTCAGCATGTTAGTTGAAGGCTTCCAGGCGCTGGGAAACGATACCTACACCCCGCTGACATTATGCCTTCTGGCCGGACATATCCATTTGTGGTCCATACGCATGGGTCAACTGGGATACTtcgaggaggaggcggcgACGATTCATCAGCGGTTGCTGGAGTACATTGAGCAGCATAAACTCTTGGTGCG ATTCCACAACCTGGTGAGCCGAACCATCAGCGAAGTGCAACTGGTGCAGCTAGGCGGATGTGGCGCCACTCTGTGCATCATTGTCTCCTACATGCTCTTCTTTGTGGGCGACACCATCTCGCTGGTCTACTACTTGGTTTTCTTCGGAGTGGTCTGCGTGCAGCTCTTTCCAAGCTGCTATTTTGCCAGCGAAGTGGCCGAGGAGGTGGAACGGCTGCCATATGCGATCTTCTCCAGCAGATGGTACGATCAATCGCGGGATCATCGATTCGATTTGCTCATCTTTACACAATTAACACTGGGAAACCGGGGGTGGGTCATCAAGGCAGGAGGTCTCATCGAGCTGAATTTGAATGCCTTTTTCGCCACCCTGAAGATGGCCTATTCCCTCTTTGCCGTTGTGGTGCGGGCAAAGGGTATATAG
- the LOC6617678 gene encoding trichohyalin: MKRTYLLLCLSILTCNVANSAYLRPIDLIQLAKSSNLQQQQQLRGDLNRDDNNDDDDATTLAPNSNEDYDSRPQYSFAYDVRDSLTGDDKRQEEKRDGDLVKGQYSLIEPDGTRRIVEYTADDVSGFNAIVSKQRLDEQQQQQRLSASTSSRFNSLEELQTRLTAQAIAEARSLVEAQQASQLQLEAQNRRESENQARNQAQQLMEHFQQQVQQQEQQRLQQEQQLRDLQRLQEQRDREERDREQREREQREREQRERQQREQELRERELRERDLRDRELRDREQRDREQRDREDRRQQAGRRQSQNQRLLDQQTLLLAQSLPSIQATVVSHPPTLLASRLPGSTTTSSSSTTTLLTRERDLEAWRQLPNARITIDRSSQPLILSQPSSATVQAQLISSPLLLESGNLNGLISTRLNGNAARAGAALSWSNGRRLLNNDLWQLDRLDDRADSRRESEELRSNSAERRSKNW, from the exons ATGAAACGG ACATACTTGTTGCTCTGCCTGAGTATTCTCACCTGCAATGTGGCCAACTCGGCATACCTGCGTCCCATCGATCTTATCCAGCTCGCCAAGTCCTCCAACcttcagcagcaacagcagctgcgTGGGGATCTGAACCGAGACGATAAcaacgatgacgatgatgccACCACCTTGGCACCCAATTCCAACGAGGATTACGACAGTCGTCCCCAGTACAGTTTTGCCTATGATGTGAGGGACTCGCTGACCGGCGATGACAAGCGGCAGGAGGAGAAGCGCGATGGCGACCTGGTCAAGGGTCAGTACTCCCTGATCGAACCCGATGGCACCCGCCGCATTGTGGAGTACACGGCCGATGATGTGAGTGGCTTCAATGCCATTGTGTCCAAGCAGCGTCTggatgagcagcagcagcagcaaaggcTCTCCGCCTCCACTTCGTCCCGTTTCAACAGCCTTGAGGAACTGCAGACCCGTCTCACCGCCCAGGCCATTGCGGAAGCCCGATCTCTGGTGGAGGCCCAACAGGCCAGCCAACTGCAGCTGGAGGCGCAGAATCGTCGGGAATCGGAGAATCAGGCTCGCAACCAGGCTCAACAGCTCATGGAGCATTTCCAGCAGCAGGTgcaacagcaggagcagcagcgtctgcagcaggagcagcaattGAGGGATCTGCAGCGCCTCCAGGAGCAGCGGGATCGCGAGGAGCGTGATCGTGAGCAACGGGAGCGGGAGCAGCGTGAGCGGGAACAGCGCGAGCGCCAGCAGCGGGAACAGGAACTCCGGGAACGAGAGCTGCGCGAACGTGATCTCCGTGATCGTGAACTCCGGGATAGGGAACAGCGGGATCGGGAGCAGCGTGACCGCGAGGATCGCCGCCAGCAAGCGGGTCGTCGTCAGAGTCAGAACCAGCGATTGCTCGACCAGCAGACCCTACTCCTGGCCCAAAGCCTGCCCAGCATTCAGGCCACCGTGGTCTCCCATCCACCCACTTTGCTCGCCTCCCGCCTGCCCGGCAGCACCACTACCAGCTCCTCTAGTACTACCACTCTGCTGACCAGGGAACGCGATCTTGAGGCCTGGCGTCAGTTGCCCAATGCTCGCATCACCATCGATCGCAGCTCCCAGCCGCTGATCCTCAGTCAGCCGTCCAGTGCCACCGTTCAGGCTCAGCTGATCAGTTCACCACTGCTTTTGGAGTCCGGCAACCTCAACGGATTGATAAGCACCCGGCTGAATGGCAATGCTGCACGAGCTGGAGCCGCCTTGAGTTGGTCCAATGGACGCCGTCTGCTGAACAACGATCTCTGGCAGCTGGACAGGCTGGATGACCGTGCAGATAGTCGGCGGGAGAGCGAGGAGTTGCGTTCCAACAGCGCCGAACGTCGCTCCAAGAACTGGTAG
- the LOC6617679 gene encoding uncharacterized protein LOC6617679: MLTTMRGSAKKLANWPLTHFRRFPTLIKSYASPEEKFEQKAEEVDGVSNMKLPYFISPKCVQNQDQLVDGQTKMFTYNYHPFSIYDLNEATLRAKQSADEYSKRIDELQKRKIEYVSK, translated from the coding sequence ATGTTGACCACAATGAGAGGCAGCGCAAAGAAACTAGCCAACTGGCCACTGACCCATTTTCGCAGATTCCCGACATTGATTAAATCCTACGCAAGTCCCGAAGAAAAATTTGAACAAAAAGCTGAGGAAGTGGACGGTGTGTCCAATATGAAGCTACCCTATTTTATAAGCCCAAAATGTGTTCAAAATCAGGATCAACTGGTTGATGGGCAGACGAAAATGTTCACATACAACTATCACCCGTTTTCGATTTATGACTTAAATGAAGCTACTCTTCGAGCCAAACAATCAGCAGATGAGTACTCAAAGAGAATTGATGAGTTGCAAAAGCGAAAGATTGAATATGTAAGCAAGTAG